From the genome of Perca fluviatilis chromosome 8, GENO_Pfluv_1.0, whole genome shotgun sequence:
ctgtacatGTAATCTCTGAGAAAACCATGTGCCATTACTTTATTTTCACTTAGCTGGTCTTCAGAGGACAGGTTTGTATTAGATCTTCAGTTTGTAGGGcagggacgatatgcttttgtcccagttcaattctttcacgatacatggttgccaattcgatttgtattgagattttcatttattgcgattctagaagtattatGCAATGCATcgaattttattttaatttttttccccacccctatCAATATGTATGgtttatttatatgtttacttTTAGTATTTGTCCATATGTGTTTAAGGTTGCGTACTGTATTGAAGACTGCAAAGAAGAAATTGCGGGATCAGGACACAGGTGGAGCAGAATTTGGCTCTCCTATGAGCAGTCTACGGGTGGACCAAGGCAGATACAGCCAAGCAGAGGGTGCCCTTGGACGATTGAAAGAaaaggtctgtctgtctggtagAGTATGATTTCAGTATATACCCCCACATAATAGACTAATAACCGTTATTACAGTTTAAAACTTTGTCTTTAGCAGCCCCTGGAGTGCCTTAGATACAGTGTTATACCTCAAACATTTCTCTTTCTTACGTTCCCAGGTGGATGATCTGCAGATGCAACTGGAAAAGGAAGGGTCCCGTCGCAGCCAGCTAGAGAAGGTGAACGGGGACCTTAAGGATCAGCTGGCCTCCCTGAAGAGCTTGAGCCGCAGTAATGAGCACCTGGAGAGGGGTAAGAGGCAGCTGGAGGAGGAAGTGCTGGACCTGAGACGCCGAATGGAGGCCGCTCAGATGGAGCAGAGCCAGGTGGAGCAGTACCGCCGTGACGCAGAGGAGCGGGCCCGTCAGGAGATCCAACAGAAACTGGAGCAGGTCAACATCTTCCTGCAGGTAAAGGTTCTGTATTGGTTAATAATAACAAAGTGGCCTGATCCCACATCACTAAGCAAACCTTTGATTACACAGCAGCCTATTAGACAGAGTGCACAACGGAAACAACAATAAGACTATAATAAATAAGAGATAAGATAATAACTTACTGAATAagttattgtgtaaatatgtacaTAGTTGCTTTAGTAGCTTTGACCATCACTAAACATCACTAAGCCTGATTTAATGTGATTGTATCTTGTTTGTCTTTTCAGTCGCAGGCAGCATCCCAGGAAGCATTGGATCAGATTAAAGCGACCAATGAGACCAACCTGCGTTCCCAGCTGGAGCAGAAGATCCGGGAGCTGGAGGGGGAACTGGGCCGGGTCCGCACCACCCATCATGACAGCCTCAACCAAAGAGAATCCACACGCACAGAGCTAGAGCGATACCGCCAGCTCTACACAGAGGAGCTGCGCGGCCGCAAGTCCATGGCTGCCAAACTAGAGAGGTGAGACCAGCTTGTTCTTCAGTTTAGTGCCAGGTTTTCTAGAGCGGATACTCTGATCAGTGTTTTAACGCCGGATTTCTAGGGTGTAATCAGACATAGACAGTTCTGATGGTGACAGACCTGTATTATATCAATGATTCTTCCACCCAGGGCCAACAGTCGTCTCGCAGAAGCCAATTCTAAGTTGCTTAACGAGCGCAGCAGGTCTCTGATCACCAGCAGCATCGCAAACGGTAGCCTTGGAGGGCCCTCGCTGGACCTGGGCTCTTTGGGTTCCCCAGCACACTATGGGGCCACACTGGGGCCCCTCAACAGGAGCCTAGGCCTGGGACTCTCCCTCCTCAGCCCTGTAACTGAGGGGCAGAACAGCCGGGTGGAGGACTACCTTGCCAAGGTCTGTACAGTCATTCATTGAAACATGGTGATTATAGTGGActatttggttacactttactttaaggtatctacataagagtgacatgacactgttatgaacgtgtcataaacattataaacagtcataaacgtttatgacataacgcttcttttagtaagtgtcattcggtttttgtcaagacaagttatggttagggttagagttatggttagggttcatgtgtcatgaccgtgtcatgtcactcttatgtagataccttcaagtaaagtgttaccatataTTCTTTATGGAGATAAGTTTATTTACTTTGATCCATTTTCATTTCCATAGTGTTATGcttgtttgttattgttattgtgtaaCTGGTCTTGTTTTGTTCAAAGATGTTTTTTATACACAGGTTAATGTGTTGTTACATTGCCATAATTGCAGAGATGTATTAATCTGCATTACGAATCAGATACTACAGATTATGGGTAAACGTACTTAAAAGAAATATGGTTATAAATATTGATCTAATGGCTTTCTAAATTCGCTTTGCACCTGTCTACCCTCTACAAGAAAACCTTCAAAACTTCCCCTTCctgttcttttcttcttcttgcacAGTCGATCTCTGGCCTTTATGGTAGTGGGGCTTTACTTCTAACCTGTCTTCTATTTCTCACTCTTTTAGCTTCTAGCTCAAAAGTCTGTCTctcatctctcctctcttcaGCCAGACCCATAACCAGGTGTGTAGATGTGTTTAGCTCAgtgtctgattggctgctgttccCTTCACACTGCTGGCGGGCCGACACGTATGGCTCTGTTCACATGCAAACCATGATGTTCAGGGTTCACACATTGAAAacaaagttgttgttgttgttgttttggttacaggaaatgtatatatttactgAGCTTTCCCAGTACTGCATTCAGaggaatatatttatttttatgaaacTGAAAGTATGAAAATTGTAAccctgtaatcaaatcagttaTTTAAGTGGAAATGAGAgttaaaactgtattttataaaaacagaGCTTTTTTCGGCTCGATCTTTCAGGAATTACATACTTAAGGGATTCATACAGTTGGCATAACAATTGTAATACATTTTCTAAAGTGATATAACCAGTGTTCATAACTTAAAAGAGTAATgtcaaaaactacaaaaagaaCTTGAGGTGAAATGTATGAATGGTAATTTCAAGAGGTCGAGAATAACCGTTTCAAAGGTGAAATGTGCAGGAACCCTGATTTTGCATTGTGTGGTTAGTGATATACAAAGTCTCCGCCTTGATTCTCTGCTTTGAGTTGACTTTCTCCATGCTCTGACGTTGACTGATAGAGAGAGACGATGTGACTTTCTTAGAAAAGTTTCTTAGAAAGTTTCTTATTCCGTTTTAATTTGTCTATTCTTAAGGTGATTTTGGTATGCTCCACACTCCCATGAGTGGGGAGCATACCAAAATCACGCATTTGATAAAAACCAAATCAAGTTTATTTAATCACACGTCCTTTCATTACAAGCATGTGTGAAAGGACTTAACAGAAAATAGAATACCTAAATCGTATTAATAATCAATCGGAATAAAATGCAATAATTTGTTGTCTAACACAAGACACCACATTTGAGCAGCGCAACACACAAGACATAAGATATATATGCATATTGGAGATATAAAAGAAAACTGCTCTATTTAACTACAAAATGACAGatctcactttttattttagcaCTCAAAACAAACCATTAAAAGCTAAAGTAAAGAAGTTAAGCTACACAGGAGCTTTGAATAATttaaactagtgctgtcagttaaacgcgttattaacgcaaacccattttaacggcgtcaatgtTTTTATCGTGAGATTAATGTTCTTTTTgacctagcaaactttgtagtttttttttcacatgctgttgcaacaactagtaacgttagaaaaactacaacaccacaccggatctagctagaccggaaacaaaaccacaggcacgctgcacacacttgtttgggcttccgagccggccaaagagtagtaggctaacgttacgttttgagtggatggcgagcgcgaaatgccgaaatggatgccaataagattctaaatggaaagtttacttttaaaaagtttctGAATGGTTCCATTGataagaccaaagtgatgtgtgtgttttggcattgtgaactgagctattatcgcagcacgtccagtctgaaatgccacttgatggccaagcacacagctgatgcaaattctccgccccctcgtcaaagccaggcgacaaaagcacaaagcatgacgatccacttttccacgttaagagcattaaaatgagaaaaaataatggcacaaaaagaaatcaagggacatttagaatagataaaaatatacgattaattgtgagttaactatgacattaattcAATTAATCGCGgtgaaatattttaatcgtttgacagcaatAAGTTAAACATTTTTGACATGTTCATTTGAactaatacaaaaatatttaataagtAGCTGTACCATCTAGAAATGTCCATGTCTCTATATTTGTGTAtctactataataataataataataataataatacacctTTTATATATAcagcacttttcaaaataaagttaaaaagtgCTTTGCTAGCAccaggatttaaaaaaacaattaaaaaataataatacaaaaataaaattgagAAAATGCGTAccacatgcatatatatatatatatatatgtttgcgTATGTACACATGCACATCTTATTGTGCATGTATAGCGAAACCCATTCAGTTCTGGAATAATAACAGTTTGGGAATTTCCCAAAACATTTCTGTAATATAAAATGCATTCAGATGGCCACTAAAAAGCATTTTATCATTAGTTTAAATCTTGTACCAACTATTTGCTTCATTTGGGGAGAAATCTGACATCAGTTGACCTGTTGACTCAGCTGTTGCCCCTTGCAGTAGGATTTCAAAGACAACATCAAACAGCCTGCAGAAACTCTACACTAAAGCAGAGCTTGCATGCTTGGCATGTCCTGCTGTGTTTTACAAAGTACTCCTGATTTtcttgcagtgtttttttttttttcccactatcCAAGTATTTTTCATTAATATGTGTTGCCATTTACCATAGTATTGTGTTTGGTGGTGAAATGTCATCCttgtttctttgtctgttttttttatgtgtaaatatatatttttaaggccATATTTCTTCAGTTTATGTTAGCTGATATTTGCCACAAAAACATTAAATCTCAAATCTAACGACAactttgcctctttttttttctttttttttctccagatgCAGAGTGAGTTGGATAGAAACATATCAAAGGAATTAAACAATGGTGAGTGCACTGGAGCTGGAAACACGGCACAAAAAAGTCTTGAATCATTTTCTATGGTAGCAGTATGTGTATATCTAGCTGCTGATGGCAACTGTCTCTGGTCCTCAGCCACAGCAGAGCTGGACTCGGCTTCAGCGCGGATGTCACCGGTGGGCTCCGCCTCCAGGGTGGAGCTGGACCCCATCAGCAGGGCCACGCAGCAGTACTTGGAGGTACTCAAGAAGAACAATATGATCTGAACACACATCACAGCTGCTCTCATTCATACGTTGTATTTCAGCCAATTAAAATCCTGACTGAACCAAGGCCAAAGCCACTGCCCAGTCATGTAACACTAAGAATCAACTTTGTATGTATTTACTCTTCCTTCTTTTATGAAAGAAAGCAAACATATTGCACATTGCACTTAACCACTCAGGAGCAAGGgcatgatagatagatagatagatagatagatatctatctatctatctatctatctatctatctatctatctatctatctatctatctatctatctatctatctatctatctatctatctatctatctatctatctcattGATGGTACAAGTAGAGAGAACTTGGGAAGTATTTGTTCCGTCTGACAAATTCTGTTCAATCTGTAGCTGTTTCGttttctattatatatatatatatatatatatatatattaaaaatcgTGGTTTGGATTTTTATTTGTGAGTATTGGTGTTGCTAAATTTGAATTTGATGTATGCATCATTAATCATTTTGCCAAGATATTACATTTGGTACGTGCCATCAAATGGTGCAATATCTGTCTTGGTCTTACCTTATTAGACTCGTTGGAGTATTGtgtttataattattttatttattcatgaataTTGTTTTTTATGAACATGATAATACTTGAATAAGACGAGCTGGAATACTCTCTGGCTACTGAAACAGGGTGACTTCATTTGTACAACTGTCATTTCAGCTTTTGATTGGCTTGCTTTTAGGACCACCAAAGATTAAACagactttttgtgtttgttagtttttctttattcataaATACTGTAACAGAATACATATAGGAAAACATTTATTACGCCTGTACCTTACAGAAGACTCTAAagttgtaaataaaaaatgaaagtaaaaaccCTGAATTGAGTGAGCTATTAATGTCTGGAGTGGACATGTTTGTAAGTCCATCACTAGGTTTGCTGTTAAGGAGTTTTAACATCTCATGTGATTTGGTTTTAATTTGTCCTAAACTACATACATGTAacacagaaaaaagagaagaaaacaacATGGAACATGGGCATGCTAAAacaaaaattatacaaaattcaatcaaataaactatgtataggctatatatatgtgtgtgtaaaacaaacacacataaaactGAAGCATGACATTGAATAGATATTCTAAAAGTGAATATAACTCTGCAGTGATCTTTACCTGCTCCAAAGAATCATAACAAAGACTGTTGTGCCTCTGCTACAGTACAGACTTCAATgttataacatgaatatttaATTCTTATAGGTGTTTCTTATTATACAAATGTACATATACTCGTATAGAGTACATTCACAGTATAGGTCTccccttttttccccatttACTGTAACAAAAGCTTTTCACACCTGTTTTTAAAACCTCCAATAGATTCTGTCAGTATCTGACTGAACAGTTCTGAACAGGTGATTAACTGAAACCGATACCAGCACTGACAGTTCTGAACAGTATTTGCTTATTAAATTCAGTTGAGCTGTGGAAGAAGAGTATATATCTAGTACTGACCTCTCCCATCACTCCTTATTCTGCAGTTATTGTGTGCAGAACTCGCTTTGGATTCCAGGCATCGTAAATTCAAGATTAAAATGCAGCTTGCTGTCAGTATTTCATGCATAGCCATTTTTAACCCAACCCTCATTAGCTATGTTTTGATGTACTTCactttacccccccccccacacacacaccctcctctCTCACTCCCAAACACATGAAACTTGATAATATGTGCTGGTTTAGAAACTGTTCCCCTCTCTTATTAAAATGAGACAATGTGTTTATGATTGCCCCCCTCTGGTGTGTCTCTCTTCCCTTTGATCCGTCCTCTCTGCGTCAGCCTCAAATGTTAGATATTCAAATCtggttacatttatttttgtttccttttcagCAGATGGGCACATCTGACAGACTGACTATTAGGTGTTAttatttcccctttttttttttttttttttcaatagacTCCACTTCATACACTACACGTAAACCTTGTTTTGATTGAGGAGGTTACAACCATTGTCATAAAGCTTTGGAGGCAGGCGAGAATACAAAATAGAAAgattctgattaaaaaaaaaaaaagaaagtgttgAAAGGGTTGTTTTTGAAAAGCAGCTCAGGTTTAAAACAAACCGCTCCTCACTGGGTCATCCTCCATCTCTGTGATGCCCACTCTTGTTATCTCAGACTGCCAGTCCAACaacggagtaaaaaaaaaaaaaactgtgtcgGTTTGCGACCTCAAGTTTCCGACGCATGACGAGGTTGTCAACTGAACAGGCCATTGTATTTATGAATCTTATTGCCATTATACGAATGTGCAAATGCATCTCTCAAACTTAATTTTCTAGCAATGCTGCAATCAGAgcattttctcttttattttacatttaataaatgcatATCGCACCTAACGGCCCAGGTTGTCAACACTTGAGGTATGACCAAGAGCCCTGTGCAGCGCACTTGGCGCTAAAATGTCTCTTTCTAAACCTTAAAGTTTAAAGAGGACAGACCGTTTCAAGGGAAGTAAACGGTGGATTCTTTCTTCAGATTTTTTGGATTGTAGTATCATTGTTTCCTGTCTCGTTCACAAGGAGAAATTGAAGTAATAAGTAACTAGTTCTATGTAATCTTAGACAGGATTAGTGAACATGCAGATCAGTATGTCAGGCATGGAGAGGAGCGGCAAAGACGACTTGAAACAGCTTATGAAACGGGTAGGCTTTGTAGAATGTAAACTCACCCTTGATTTGCGACACCCTTAAATTCAAGAAAAACGAAAATAAAAAGTGGACATGACTTGTGTGTCCTCATGAACACAGAGGAAATCAATTTTcaataaagtgataataaaaTAAGGCATATAATTTATCCCAAATATCATATTAAGGGGGATTTGACATGTTAATTACAGTGCaaaataatgtcatatttagtTTTAACCAGTTCTAacttgattgattttttttttagactttaaAATTGTTGTTACCCCTTCTTTgtatatttgctttttttatgattCATATTTTATGATATTACTATTTTActataaaaacaaacactaagTGTTGCAACTAATGCCAATTATTTTTGCGTATTGTTTGGTCTGTAAAGTCAGAAATTGCCACTCTCTATTTCTCAAAGCCCAATGTGATGTCTTGAAATGAAAGATATATTGAATCAATTTAACAACACATAAAACGCTGAAAACCAGAACCAGAAAAGATTGTagtttttgcttgaaaaaaacCTTCAATTATTTATCTATTAACAGTTTCCACTTAATTGTAATTTGGTCGACTTAATTACAAAACAGAACGTTCTCTGTTGACTGCATCTAATCGCACCGAAAGCTCTTAGTTTTGTTTTTGCCACCATAAAATGAAAAGTTTTCATTAGAATTATTTTTTAAGTGGGGATTTCTAATCAAAACTCAAATGCAAATATATACAtccattttaaaacaatatattactgtagagctgcaacgattaatcgaatagttgtcaacttttaaattaatcgccaactaatcggtttgagtaattttttaagacaaaagtcaaaattctctgatcccagcctcttaaatgtgaatattttctagtttcttctctcctctgtgacagtaaactgaatatctttgagttgtggacaaaacaagacatttgaggacgtcatcttgggcttttgggaaacactgatccacagttttcaccattttctgacattttatagaccaaacaactaatcgattaatcgagataataatcaacagattaatcgactatgaaaaaaaatgcagcccTATATTACTGTGTGGCTGCAACATATATAGGTTCTGAATTCACTCTGACAATATCAGCTGTTTGTGATTTGTGGAGGTAGACATCAGCAGTGGGTAAAGGGTATGACAAATTGAGGGGGACAAGTGGAACAAACCTGAGTGTTTATTTGTTGCTGTATGCTCGCCATGCTCTAAATTGGACGTCACCGCTCCTTCTTGTCACTAGCAGAATCCAAACGTGTTATGGGCAAAAGAGATACTTAAATTCGATTTACTCGCTCTAACATGATTTAAATGAGCCTCTTGGCTCGCCCCGGACAGATTGACAGCACTGTCTTTATCGccgctttgttttatttttggctGTTTACTCTGCCTCTCAGCTGTCATCTCACACGGCGACTTTAAAGGAGCCGGCTTCGATCTTCCGAGATCTGGAGAGAACGAGCATCCTTTTATGTTCTAAGCGCTTTATATGACAAATATGAAAAGGGATTCAAGAGAGAGCTGACAAGTTTTTTGTCGCCCTGTTCCTTCAGCTGCAAAGAGCTGCGCAGGAAGAAGTCAAGCCTGCGATCTTATAACACGAGAACCCTTAAAAAACTGAGCAAAGAGGTAGACCCTTTTCGTTCAGGGTCTTGTTGGGTCAAAGTCATTTGATGTATCTTGATGTACAAACAAAAAGGCTTCATTTTTGTAGAATAAAGCCTGAATCGTGAATGTACTGCAACTTGTACACTATGCAGTGCAGCAAGTATCTGTGCttgtttataaaaagaaaattggtTGTGCAGCAATGTGATCAGGATCACCACCGGAGGATTAATGAGTCCCACTCTGGCTTCAGTTTTATTCCCCCTGGCTATCCAAAGAGATTTAACAAGCAGAACAAATGACCTCGACACATTTCTTTTAATATGCCAAAAGGACCTTGAATCTCTTTTCCACAGAATCAACCAGGAGATAAATAATGCAGCCATTCCTTCCTCTTGTCAGCGTGGTATACACTGAAATACACTCATttactttcttgcagagagatCAATAAGAAGATTGACACCACACTCATGTCTTGACTTGttttacactttggttcttGTACTAATTCAACCAAATATAATGTTTGATTAGTGAAACTGGGAGGTGATTAGCTTAGTATAAAAACCGGAAGTGTGGGGAAACTGCTAGCCCGGCTCTGTCCAAACATCTCGTTTGTTCAATCTGAAAAAAATGCCAATTTTTGGTTTAACAAGGAGTTAACCGCATATAACTCTTGAGGTTGCCAGGCAATAAACAGAGACACGGCACCAAAGTGCCGGGTGAATggataaacaataaaatattgtcAACAAAAACTTAAAACACAAATTTTGGGCACCTGGGTAACTCACCTGTTGGAGCACGCGCCCATGCAGACAGGCTTAGTCCACGTGGCTCCGACCtatggccctttgctgcatgtcgttcccccctctatctcccctttcatgtcttagCTGTCCtgttggaaataaaggcctaaaatggccacaaaaaaaacacacccacacaaattgtgggtttttttctgttctgttggtgtatggattaaacaaacaacataaaatatgttaatatgtgagctttagaggtgttgaTGGCttgaatttatttgtttttttactttggatTGAGCCAGGCTATTTGTTTCCCCCATCTTCCAAGCTTTATGCTAAGCTTAGCCAAAGGCCTCCTGACTTCAACTCagtacttaaagggatacgccaccgtttgttgaaatagggctcatcacggtctaccctggctgtagataggtgggccaacgcatttttttgtctcagtgcaagtaattaggttgtttttttgtcttttgttggctcacttttactcacaacatgctaaccggcaacataggattccattcactacgctaagctaacaccggcagcgccgccactgcaccggactaaaacaataaatgcacaaaatatgcgttggcccacctatctacagctaggggagaccgtgataagccctatttcaacaaacggtggcgtgtcccttaaggaacttgtttaggtggaacacgtgtgttcaaaagttgttttagttgtgcaacagacaactctgattggacagatagtctcgctagctgtctggatttaccctgcagagatctgaggagcggtttataattccaacacaaagaaagcggaaggtatcggacatccggctgaaaagggtgaaatccggcagaatttccggcggcaacggaacgtcgtggatatagactgtTGCAGTACTAATGAAACCCACGTTGACTTTAATGTCTGTTGTTGTAGCCTCGTTCATGTCTTGTATATTAGCCCTCCTAGCTGCGATGGCAGATCTCGCAGCACTCCAGGCAAAACTCCAGACACTCGATTGGCTCGCAGCAAGACTCCACCAGCACCGAGTGGCAGTGGGCGTGGCAGTTGAGCTCCTCCACGGGCGCCTCCTGGATGGCCGAACAGCAGCGGGCGCAGGCGtggcagcagcaggagcagagGGTGTGGAGGCAGGACGAACAGGCCTCCAGCAGACCCAGGAGCAGCACGGAGCACTGGCACGACAGGCACGCCAGCAGCAGGTGTAAACACGAGTCTGCGGGTGAGGAAGAAATGTCACAGAAAAGCTGACGGATGTTCTAAAAGCCTGTCAGACACCATCAGAAACGGGGATTAACAATTCTATTAACCCTAAATTAATCTCTTGCATGTTTATTTGTCGTGCCAACTAGAAGTTGAAAGAGAAACCACTCTGCCGCAGTGATcaagtgtgaatgtgtttactTAATCACAGAGCTTCGTTCAGTCCTCgggggaaaataaaaaaaaaggccaccAAGGCTGCCAGTGATGAACAACAACTAGGAAGAAGCTGTCACGAGATAATTGCTCTCCCACCCAAATTAGCTGCAGATGAAATTGCATACATTAACCCCACTTGGTGTGTTACAGTGCATCTCCCTGCGATCCTAACCGTTGTATTGTTGCTCGGCTAGCGTTTTCATCCTCACAAGGACCAGATAGTGAGTGAGCTCATGCAAATTGAGCTGTTTTATCCTGTTTACTCAAGGAAGTAAATGAAAAGCAGATGGCAGAATTCCCTGGGGAGTGGGGTTCAGCATATTCCTGCTTAGCCGCTCAAATTATACACCCCTGCACATAACTTATGCtaatatctgtatgtgtgtagatGAAAAAGGAGCATCATGTGTGGCTACCGTATTGATTTAATGCATAACTTCATAGAGATAACAACATGAACACGAGGATAAACAAGGAGTGGCCCACTGCACGCTTTGATAGCACTTGAAGAAAGTCCAGCAGTTTGAGAGTCTTCAAGGGAAACTTTTTGTGGAATAACATACATTGTCTTTGGTGGTAACAGAAAAAATTATTTGAATGTTTCACAGATAGTTTGTTCACTCATTGTAAGTCGATATTGATACCGACACCAATGTTCAGTAACAGAAAAGTGATGTAAAAAGTGTTTACTGAAGATTAATGTGacaatacagtatatcatgATATCAATTTTATATTGTCCAGTAGGGTTGGGGGAAAATtgattcttttccctagaatcgatagcttttatttatttttatttttttaccaatgattgacCTAAATATgttctgtttatacggtaccgctGACCACGCCTGCACCATATCcctttccagcaaaacagagcgaaAGCAGACAATGCAGAAAAGCCATGTTATGTACttataaataaatgtcagactgactgactgacatgtgatgtgcattctttttagaaaacaattcgtttttagaaatgtctcatgatatattgtctctacaagtgtatttgttaaagaaagaaaagaaaatcgcaatactcaatactactGAATCGCAATACTTTTAGAAATGCAATACAAATCGTCCAGTCCTATTCAAACGGTGTGAAAGTGAGCCTCATTGTGGTGCCTACCAGCAGGTGTAGCAGTAGGGAGGTGTGAGCCAGCCACACTGCCCCTGcgtctcctgctgctgctgctgtgcacCGAGGGTCCGGAGCCCTGCAGTCGGCTCAGGCccggggggagaggggggagtcTGTGTTCTGGGACTGTGAACCCACATCGCGGGCAGGTGGGCTTCTGGAGGTCAGACTGAGGCTTCTTCAACCC
Proteins encoded in this window:
- the LOC120563807 gene encoding myoD family inhibitor domain-containing protein-like: MLPGEHLPVEGTEEQSNPTKAQPLPAAAPPAEASQEAAGLKKPQSDLQKPTCPRCGFTVPEHRLPPLPPGLSRLQGSGPSVHSSSSRRRRGSVAGSHLPTATPADSCLHLLLACLSCQCSVLLLGLLEACSSCLHTLCSCCCHACARCCSAIQEAPVEELNCHAHCHSVLVESCCEPIECLEFCLECCEICHRS